Proteins encoded together in one Stutzerimonas stutzeri window:
- the queA gene encoding tRNA preQ1(34) S-adenosylmethionine ribosyltransferase-isomerase QueA produces MQVADFYFELPDALIARHPLAERRASRLLVLDGESGQMSHRNFADLLDYVRPGDLMVFNNTRVIPARLFGQKATGGKLEILVERVTGNRSVLAHVRSSKSPKPGSQILLDGGGAAEMVARHDALFELIFDEDVLPLLERIGHMPLPPYIDRPDDAADRERYQTVYAQRAGAVAAPTAGLHFDEALLDALRDAGVQTAYVTLHVGAGTFQPVRVERIEEHHMHREWLEVTQEVVDAVAACRARGGRVIAVGTTSVRSLETAARDGELKPFSGDTDIFIYPGKTFHVVDALVTNFHLPESTLLMLVSAFAGYPETMAAYAEAVAQRYRFFSYGDAMFITRNPAARGPEETR; encoded by the coding sequence ATGCAAGTCGCCGATTTCTACTTCGAGCTCCCCGACGCCCTGATCGCCCGTCATCCACTTGCCGAGCGCCGAGCGAGCCGGCTGTTGGTGCTCGACGGTGAGTCCGGGCAGATGTCGCACCGCAACTTTGCCGATCTGCTGGACTACGTGCGGCCCGGTGATCTGATGGTCTTCAACAATACGCGGGTCATCCCGGCGCGGCTGTTTGGTCAGAAGGCTACCGGCGGCAAGCTGGAGATTCTGGTCGAGCGCGTGACCGGCAATCGCAGCGTGCTGGCGCATGTGCGCTCAAGCAAGTCCCCCAAGCCCGGCTCTCAGATCCTGCTCGACGGTGGTGGCGCAGCTGAAATGGTCGCGCGGCACGATGCCCTGTTCGAGCTCATCTTCGACGAGGACGTGTTGCCGCTGCTCGAGCGCATCGGCCACATGCCTTTGCCTCCTTATATAGACAGGCCGGACGATGCCGCCGATCGCGAGCGTTACCAGACCGTCTACGCGCAGCGAGCCGGCGCCGTGGCGGCTCCGACCGCCGGGCTGCATTTCGATGAGGCCCTGCTGGATGCACTCCGCGATGCCGGCGTCCAGACCGCCTATGTCACCCTGCATGTCGGTGCCGGCACCTTCCAGCCGGTGCGCGTGGAGCGCATAGAAGAACACCATATGCATCGTGAGTGGCTGGAAGTGACGCAGGAGGTGGTCGATGCGGTGGCGGCCTGCCGCGCGCGCGGAGGTCGGGTGATCGCAGTGGGTACCACCAGTGTCCGCTCGCTGGAAACGGCTGCACGCGACGGCGAGCTCAAGCCGTTCAGTGGCGACACCGATATCTTCATCTATCCGGGCAAGACCTTTCATGTGGTCGATGCGCTGGTGACCAATTTCCATCTGCCCGAGTCGACGCTGCTGATGCTGGTTTCTGCCTTTGCCGGCTACCCGGAAACCATGGCGGCGTATGCCGAGGCTGTGGCTCAGCGCTACCGCTTCTTCAGCTATGGCGACGCCATGTTCATTACCCGCAACCCCGCCGCGCGCGGTCCCGAGGAAACCCGATGA